GCGCTGGAAAACGCCGTTGGTTTCGATGCCATTTACCCTATCAAGCTGGGCCTGAAGTATTCGTACAAGGCGCACAAGTTCTACACCAAGGAAAAGGCCAGCACGCTACGAAAGCGGGCTACTCACTCGCCGCACCGCCAGCGCATGGCCGAATACGTGGACAGCCTCTTGCGGAACGTGGACTACGCTGGCATGGAAGCGTGGCTGCGGGCAAAGACCGGTACCATACAGGAGATGTCGCCCGTGTGGAGCCTCTACTATGCCGACCAACTACGCCAGGGCATCGTGCAGTTCGAGAATTTGAGCGACGACTTTGGCCACCGTTTGCACACGCCTCTCACCAACATGCCCACGGAGCTGCGTCGCTTCTACCGCCCCAACGACAACCAGGTGTACTCCATGGACATTCGCTGCTCGCAGTTCGTGCTGGCCGCTTACCTGTTCAAGTACCCCGAGCAATGCTTCAAGCTGCTCACCGAGAACGGCGACATGGACCCGGCCACAGTGCGCTACGTGCTCGACACGCTACACGCTGCTTACGTGGCCGATGAGAAGGTGCGCCAATTCTGCTACGATGCCATTCACACCGACCTGTATGCGACCACGGCCACCGAGTTAGGCCTGAAAGACCGGGCAGCCGGCAAAAACCTGTGGTTTGGCGCTTTCTTCTCTACCACCGGGGAATTTGCCAGCGTGAAGCGCCAGTTGGGCCGGTTGTACGGCTCCCTGCTCATCGTGACGAGCAAGTTGAACGACCCGAAACCGGGCAGCAACGTGAAGCAGAACCTGATGCCCATGATGCTCCAGTTACTCGAGCAGCGGCTCCTGATTGAGGGCGTGGCCAATCACTTGACTGTTACCTACGACGGCGTTTTTGGGTCTGTCCACGATTCAATCCACATTGACGAAGCGGGCATTCCACATGCTGCCGCTGCTTTGGGTGCCGTCTTTACCGCTGCCAGCTTGCCCGTCCCGCCCTACAAGATTGAAGGCACGGACGACCAAGGCAACGAAACCAAAACCCTCGTGGAGCCCGCCCCAGCGGCCACCACAAGCCTGCCCGAACCAACGCCCATGAACCTATCCGACTTGTTTTTCGACCTGGACGACCTGTTGGCCATCCCAGACGAGCCCGTGGTGGAGTTGCTGGCGAAACCCACGCCAACGACACCGGAGCCCGTGCAGGCCAAGAAACAATACCGCACGCCCTTCGAGCACTTCTTTCCCGGGGAAACGCCGCCGAAGGTGTACCGAGACGCCTACCAATAGGCTGCAAAGCCACCCATCTGCATTGCGAAGAAATAATGCCTCCGCAATGCAGACCAAATGCGCCCACGCTATTTAAATCAATACGAAAGGCGCAAAAGCCAATACATACCTCATGAAAACATTTAAGCTGTACAACTACACATCCCTAGCGCAGGCCATCAATACTGTGGCTCAGGAACTCAATAACGCCGCCACCGTGTCCAAAAAGCTTGCTTCCTACATCGAGGGCAAAGCAGTCAATAGTATATCCCGTTCCGCTACCCTCGACGCTGTGAAGCACGACGCCGCCCAGCACCTGCCCGGCTTCCTCGACTACCTGAAGGCCGGCGTCAACCTTGCTACCTCAATGCCCAACTGCCAAGAGTCAGACCAGACCCTGACCGCCATCGAAAAGGTAGTAACCCAACTGAAAGATTCCCACCTGAAAGATGGCCTGCGCTACGTGGCCTACTTCCAGAAGCAAAACAAGTTTGCTGTAACAGAAGAGGGCAAAGCGGCTCTGGAAGCTGCCGTCACCCGTTTGGAAAGTGCCGACGAGCAGACATACGAGTTTGTAGTTGCCTTGTATACCCATCTTAAAACCAGCTACGGCCTCAACAGCCTGCGCAAACTCATCCCCTCGCAATTCCTTGACACGTTCACCAGCGAACTGCGGGACGAAGTACTGGTCCCCCAGATTAAAAGCGTTGCCAATGCCAAGTAATGAACGACGAACGCCTCGACGCCGTGCTCCGCAAGAAAGATGCTGAGTACCGCCGGCTACGTCAGAAGGGCATTGACACGGCTCTGAAGCATTCGGTGTCGCTGCTGCTCTCTGACTTGGAAACGACCCGCATCGAACCGTTGCTCAAGCGCTACCACTTAACGCAAAGCGAACTGATTCGTCTTGCCATTCATCACTTCGCCGCCCATGTGAACCCGTCGAAGTAAAGTAACTGCACCGGGTGTCTTCGTTCCCGGTGTTAGTAGTCCCACTGGTTCGTCAGCAGTGGGCACCCGGTCTGCTCAGGCGTACAGTGCAGCCCACAATAGAAATGCCGGTGGGGTTAAGGTGATTCATAGCGCCTCCCACCGGCTTTTTTGTGCCCTTACCCAGGCCGCATTTTTCGATACCTTCGGAAAATAGGCTGCTTTTCTACAACTACGGCGGCCATGCCAGCACCATCTTTCGATACCTTCGGAAAAGCGTGAGCATTACCGCCGATTCAGCAGCGGCAGGAGGGGAGTAGCGCCGTGGTGGTAGTAGAAGCCCGGCCAATACAGGTGCTCTCTATAGGCACTTTCGAGAGCTGTTAGACCAGTAGAAAGGCCATAAGCCTATCAAATCGGACCCCAGTCACGTCCGAACCCTTCAGGTAGCTTCTACGCTTGCTGCGAGGTTCAAACGTGACTGGGGCCTTCTTTTTGAGCGATTTGAAAAGGTCGTAATCTTTAACAAAAATTAGTTTTTGGGTACAGCAGTAGTGTGGCGCCAACAGCGCTACTTCGAGCCATACATCAACCAAAAACCCCCAAACAAACACAATGGCCAAGAAAAACACGACCGCCCAACCCACTGTCGCCGCTCAGGTTGAATCACCCGAAGTTGCACAGGACACAGAAGTAGCTGCGGAAGCAACTGCCGCCGAAGCCACTACCGAAGAGGCTGCCACCGAAGAGAAAGCAAAGCGTGAGCGTGGGTACTCGCAGAGTGCTATCAATAAAGAGGACCTCGACCGCCTCAACGCTTTCAAGACCAACATCAAGGAGACCCGCAAGCTCAACGTGAGCAATCAAGTGATTCTTGCCGCTGCGCTCGACTGCCTTGCCACCACGGAGAATATGGAAGCGTTTCTCAAGAAATTGGTAGCGGCCGCTGCCGATAAACAGCGGGCCAAGGACTTGAAAGCATTCGAGGCGTTACGTGCGAAGCTCGAAAGCACCGCAGAGCCTGTCGCTGATGCCACGTCAGCTCCTGAGGAAGCCACAGAAGGAGCGAAGTAGTCAACCTCACATAGTTGGGCCTCACGTCTACTCAGGCGTGGGGCTTTTTTGTGTCCGATGGCTAAAAATCAGCGGAACCCACTGGGGCGTTGGGGTGCCCAATTCGGTGCTGAAACGCACTACGAAAGGCGCTACTGAGCACTGAATACATGAAAAAAGCCTCACAATCGGCTGATTATGAGGCTTTTAACTTTTGCAAACGAGCGGTCTGGACGGGACTTTCCAGGGGGTAGAATGGCGCGGCTGGGTCAAGGCTAATGTGCCTATGCGATGCATCAGGGCACTTTTTGCGCGTCAGGCCGCGTCAGCCTGGGCCACGTTGGGCGATTCATTGCCACCCTTTTTTGCCACCTTTTCAGTGCTTACTTGGGTTTTCGAAGCAACACACACAGGCTGTTGGTAGTGGAAAAGGTGTTTGCACTGTAGACCTCGTAGCCTTTCGACTCGAACTCATTAACCACTTTAAATAGCGGCCCTTCATCATAGGACCAGTGTTTGGATTCAGATTTTATGTTGCGTACCTCATATCTCCCATCACTACCAGAAATAGCAATATCATAGCCGGCTCGCCTGACCATCACGTAATCATACTGCTTTCCCTCGGCGGGGGCCTTGGCTGCGATGATGCTTCCGACAAGCAGCAGGGCGAGGACAAATAAACCAGATTGACGGGAGAAGATGTTCATAGTGTAAGGAAGTGAGGAAGCGAATGTAGTATCAAGCGGCCGCTTTGCCTGACTGCCCGCTTGCCACCTTCCGAGCCGTTTTGCGGTAGTTCTCCACCAGCTCATCCTCGTCGATGCCGACGTAGCGGTTGAAGCTGCGCTCGGTTTTGTGGCCGGTGGCCTGCATGACGGTGGTGCGCGGCACGCCCTGGGCGAGCTTGAGGGTGGCAAAGGTCTTGCGGCCCACCTTGCTTGTGAGCGGGATGCGGGTGAGGCCGGAGAGCTCCGCGACCGTGGGCAGGTATTCGTCCAGGCCAGTGCCCACCGGCAGGCAGGTGGCCAGCTGCAGCGGCCGGTACTTTTCGACCAGGGCCACGGGGCGGAACACGTCGTCGTCGATGAAGGGGATGACGCAGGGCAACTGGGTTTTGCCGGCCTTGAGGCGCACGACCTGGCGGGCGTAGTCGAGGTGGCGCGGGGCGAGCTTGTTGGCATCGGAGATGCGCAGGGCAAAGTAGGCGCACTGCAGGAACTTGTCGCGGGCGCGCTCGAGGCTGCGCAGGCGTTCGAGGATGCGGTAGTCGTCCACCTGGCTGCGGCGCTGGCCGCGGCGGCGTGGGGCGTCGGGCGCGGCCGCGTCGAGGGCCTCGAAGTGGCGGCGCACCAGGGTGCGGGCCCGTTCGGTGAAGAAGTCCAGGCCGGCGATGGCCAGCAGCTCGGGCTGGGTCAGCGCGTCGGTGCCAGTGCTCTCATCCGGAGCTTGGAACTTGTGGAACTTGGGGCTGACCGGCAAATCGTTGGTTTCGCACCAGCCCAGAAAGCTCTTCAGGGCCCGGATGTGCTTGCCGAAGGTGTTGAGGCCCTGACCGCGCTGCTGAAAGAAATACTCCTGGAATTGCTGGTAGAACTGGGGCGTCATGCCCTCCAGCGTCAGTGGGTATCCGGTGTGCTCGGCAAAGTCCTGCAGCACGCGCATCGAGTTGGCCAGGCTGTCGAGGTAGACCTTGCTCAGGCGCTGGCCCGTGCGCAGGTTCACCGAGCGCGACTGCTCGCCGAGCCAGCGGTCGAAGTACTGGGCGAAGGTGGGCGGGGCCGGCGGTGGGGGCGGGGGCACGGCCGGGAGCCCGGCGGCTTCGGCCGCCAGCTCAGCGTAGCGCTGCTCGATGGCGGCTTTCATGGCGCCCTTGTCCAGGTGCCGGCCGGCCAGGGTGGCCTCGTGCTCGGCAGCCGTGGCCGCGTCGGTATAGCGGTCGAGCACGTCGTTGATGCCGTCGAGGTAAGTGCCGGGCTTGGCCTTAGCGCGCTCGCGCTTGGCATCCCAGTCCTTGGGGTCCACCTTCTGGCCGCTGCTCAGGCGCAGGCGCTGGCCCGCCCAGCAGAAGGTGAGCTGGATGCGGGCCAGGCCTTTTTTACTGGCCCGCTCGGTGAGGAGCTGGCGGGTGACTTCCATCGGTGGGAAAGATAGCAGGGCAGCGGCCAAAGCTGTTATTCACATGCGGCCCGTGGCGCCTTAAACGAGGTGGCAGGGGCGGTGCCGTCAGCGGCCAAGGCGTCGAGGCGATGCTGACGGGTGATTCTTATAGTTGCGCCCAAGGTAGATGAGAACGACGCAAACGTATGATTCACCCGCTCTGTCGCATTAGACAGTCATTCCTATGCGTAAAGCTTTAGGATTGCTTGGTCGGATACCTCTGATGGATTGAGGATTTTTGGCACTACGAGGTCTTTTGAAAAAAACATTACCTCGCCGCCTTTCCGACGGTCCTGCGCACTGTAAGTCAATCCGTATTCCAGTGGCCGAAAGTCTTTGTACAACTCAATGATTTCGGGCGCGTCATCGTAGGATACAAGCCACTTTTTTTTCAGGGCAATTACTTTATCTGCTACGGCCGCGTGCTCTTCGGGGGTGTAAGCATTTTTGTAAAGACCCTGACCCTTAACATAGTATGGCGGGTCGAGATACGTTAAACTACGGTCGCTCATTTTGGGTACCACTTCGTCTAAAAAGACGGCCGCATCCAGATTAGAGAGGTGAATGCAGTTGCGGTGCCGCGCAATTTTTTTGATTCTTCTGATGAGCTCTTTTTTGTTGAAGCGCGCATCGACTTTCCAATCGCCCGTTTGGTCTTTGCCGCCAATAACGCCGCCGAGGATAATGCCGGAGCGATTCGTACGGTTGAGGTAAAAGGCAGCAAATCCACGTTCCAGTAGAGAAGAATCCTCACTTTTGAGAATGCGTTGCTGGTTTTCCCGCTCTATTAGGTCAACCTTGGTGTCCGTAATCCGTTTGGCCAAGCCCTCGGTTTCTTCCAGCACCGAATGCCAGAACGCATACACCGCCAAGTCCAAGTCGTTGATGAAAATGCGCGAGGCGTACTCGCCAAACAGCAACGACAGCGCCACGCTCGCGCCCCCCGCGTACGGTTCTGCATAGTCCCCGTCCAACAAATCGTTCACCTCGAAGAGGTACTTGACGTAGTTGGCAACCTTTAGCTTCCCTCCTGGGTAGCGTAAAGGAGAGGGATAAGGTCGGGCAGACATAGTAGGGGGTGATTAGAGCCAGATGGCTTCAATGAGCGGCTGAAGGACGTTCCAGTTGCTACGCAAGTTAGCACCCGTGGGTGATACTGGCCACCCCTGTTCGGTAGTGTACAGCAGTCCGGCATTGGCCGCTAGCGGATTATCTTTTTCAAGAATTTTGGTCAGTTCTTCGCTCTGCTCGGCGCTGAGCCGGGCGGTAGCGGCCAGGTGCTGGGTGGTTGCGAGCAGCTTTGCCAGCAGCACCGGAACCTTTGCTTTGCGGCTCGGTTTGGGCTGGGCTTCGGGAAATTGACTTAAATAGTGCTCCAGACTCGCTTCAACTAGGGTGTTGAACAGCATCGCGCATGCCAGGGGGCACGCGTCGGCGTCGGCCCGCTGCAACTCACGGTAAATGGCCTGCACCGGCTCGGGTGCGGTGCCAAGTTGCCCGCTGGGCAGTATAACTGATTTGCGCGGCCTCACCCGGACGGGGCGTGGCTTGGGTTTCTCGGCAGGGGGCGCGGCCTCGTCCGGTTCCGAAGCGTCGTCTTCGGCCGGCGATGGGGTTTGCGGCCTTTCACGGAAGGACGCCGTTTCTTCCAGGGAGTCAAAGTAGACCTTGCGGTCTTCTGACAGGGCCAGATGGGTAACGTCGACCCGCTTGTGGAGCAGGTCCAGCACCATGCGCTGCAGGGGGCGGATGATGTCGACGTCGGCGATGGTGGTCAGCACGCGCCCTTCTTGGTAGTCGAGGCCCAGCTGCGTTTTGATGTAGCGGTCGGCGATGAGGCGCTTGAGCGTGGTGATGGGGATTTTCGGCAGGTTTTGCAAATCCTCCGGGGAAAGGCTGCCGTGCTGGCGCACGGTTTCCAGGATTTGCCACTCGCGCGACTCGTAGCCCCGCCAGGCGTCGAAACGCTGCTTGTCGAGCGCTTCCCAACTGTCTTGGCCCACGCCGTTCATGTATGCCGAGTGCCGCCGGGCCACCCACAAGGCGCCGTGCTCGCGGTTCTCGAACAGGGCAATTTCCACCTCGTCAATAGGGTCTTCCTCAAACACATCGCCTAGGCGCTTGAGGCGCGTGAGCAGGCGGCCCGACATGACGCCATCGGCCAGCAGGGGCTCGTGCAGCAGCTTGAGAGCCACCAGCCGGCGGTTGCCGTCGAGGGAGATGTACTTGAAGCGGCTGTGCTTGTTTTCGGACGCCATCGCCATGAACCGCTCGGCGGCGCTGAGGCCGTGCTCGGCGATGTCGGTCGCCAGGTTCACGATTTTCTCCCCCTGCTGCTGGACCATGGCCCGGATGGCTTCGCGCTGGCCGATTTGTGGGTCTAAGCGGGGGTTGAGTTCATCGAGGCCGATGCTGGTGAGCGGAACGGTAAGCTTACGGATTGTTGGACGGGCCATTAATTTTAAAGATGTTATACAGAAGATTAAGCCCAGATAATCTCCATCAGCGGCTGGAGATTATTCCACTGCTTCCGCAGGTCGCTTGCCACCGGCGTCGACTTTTCCCGATGAACATAAGTGTGCATTTGCAGCACTGTTGGAGCTAACAATGCATCTGTTTTAGCTGCAGCGTAGATGGGCTCGGCGTCGGATTTTTCCATTAAGCCACTCGCAACAACGTATGCCCCGACCGCATGCAGTTTGTCGGACATGGTGGAGTTGCTCTTGCTCTTCTTGGGAGTTATCCCATTGGCATCGATGTAACTATCCAAGCTTAACTCAATGAACACCCGCATAAGCACGGCGCAGGCATTGGTGCATTGGTTGGAATCCAAATCCACCTGCAATTCGTGGTAGATGTCGTGAATGCGTTGTGAACTGATGGTCAGATGGCAGTCCTCTGGGATAATGCAAACCCGCTGGTTAGTGGTTTTCTTGCGCGGTGTACGCGGTTTCCTTGACTTTTTTTCTGGCTTGGACTCACCCTCTTTCTTCTTATCGTCAGTTCCTGATTTGCCTTTGCCATCCTTCTCCTTCTCGTCCTCTTTCTTCGTGGTTTCTGACTCGGGCAATGCCTCGTTTGGTTCGCCAAGCATGTGTGTCTTCACCTGCTTGGCGCTGGAGGAAGGCATGTGGTAGAAAGGAAACCCGTCGATGTATTCGGCACGGTCTGGGCTTTCTTCCAAATCGGTTACCTTGATTCGTTCGTCTTTATCCGGCAATGTGAGGTCTAGCACCATTTTTTTGAATGGTTTGACGATTTCATCGTCGGGCAGGTCGGTAAACACCACGTTGCTCTCGATGGTGTACCCAACGACTTCCCGCACATACGAATCAACGATGATGCGTTTGAGCGTCGTGATGGGAAACTTTCGCTTGCTTACCTGCTCATGTTCGGCTTGCGTCAGCGAGCCATGTTTTAGAACAAAGTCCAAGATTTGCAACTCAGCACTCTTTTTGACGGGTCTGCCTTCTTCGTCCAAGCGGGTTAGAAAACGCCGAATCTCAATTGGGTTCCAGCGTTCTTGTCCGACACCTTTCATCTCAATGGAGTGCCGCTTCTCCAGCCATGGTGCAGCCTCCGTCCTGTTTGCATAAACTGCTATTTCAGCGCGGGCAATTGGATTGGCCTTGAATTTATGAGAGGCCGTTCGCAGGCGTTCCATCAACTTTCCCGAAAGATGGCTACCGGCCAACGCAGGGTTCTCTAGCAATTTTAAAGCCACCAAGCGCCTGTTGCCATCGAGGGTGATATAGGAGTACGGTTGCCCCGTGGCCTTCATCACAATGAACCGCTCTGCGTCGCTTAGGCCGTTTTCCTCGATGTCCTCGGCTAAGTTAACAATCTTGCCCTTCTGATTTTCGACCATCGCCATGATGGCGGCCGGCTGTGAAAGTTGTTTAGCCAAACGAGGGTTTTCCTCATCAACGCCAATAAGTGTTAAATCAACTTCCAGTTTCTGGGTGGTATTCCGCGGCATTGAGATGGTAAGAAGGGGTTAAAGGAAAAGCAATGTATGGTACAGTACGAATTCAGGGGTATGAAATAGCAGGAAAGACTGCTCTTTGAGCAGTTCGCAATGGAAGATGCTTTTTGCTAGGCCGCTTGGCCCAACTCCCGCACCTCATTCGGCTGCCTCAACTGCCGTACCACGCTACAGGGCTGCATGGGCTGCCGCACATAGCCACCGGGTTGCACCACCTGCTGCTCCCAGCGCTGGGACGAGCCCCCCAGAGCCTTGGGCTCTGGCTCTTCGACGGTGGGCAGTACTTGAATCACCACCACGGTATTGTTGGTGACGTGGGTGATGTTGTTGATGATGGTCGTTTGCTGCCGGTTGCCATTGCCAGCAATGTTGAAGTTGCCAACTTGGGAAATGCCGATGAAAGAACGCGCAAACTCAGGGCGCAGGCAATCCGCCAAGCGGCGCAGCTCGGCTTGGGTAAAATCCCCGGTCAGACACAAATGAATCAGGCGCTCCCGCGAGATACCCGTCTTCTGGCTCATCTCGGTCAGGTTGGTCTTAAAATACTTAAGCAACGCTTTGAGCACCGGGGGAATGGTAGACGTTTTGGGCATGTGGTAGGGTAGGAGTGGAAGGAAGCACGATTGGGCACCAGGTACAAAAGTCGATGCCCCCAAAGCCAGTACCGTACAGTACGCTTTGGGGGCACTAAGTAGCAGAAAAAACTTGAGCTTCTAAGCTAGAAGTATTAGAAATTGTAATTCTAATATTGGGAAAATGCCTATGTGTGTAGGCCTACTGTTTCAAAGTGATTTCTTTTATTGACAGATAATTATTTACATCAATTGGGCGAGGTCCAACTTTTATGACGGCTTCATTTAGCTCCTTTCGAGTGCAATTCAGCCGTTCACACCAATAGGAAACTTCCCAAGGTTCGTTGAAATTGATAGGTTTGTTCGACGTAGGGATGCGCTGAAATACTACCCAGTCAGGGTTGACAGCGATGGTGCGCCACCCTTTTAACGACAGTTCCCTTGCAATCTCGGGATGCCCCTTCCACCAATTTAAATGCTCACGGGCTGCTTTCGGCAACCCACCCGGAATGATTTCGCTTAGATGAGGTGTATTTACATTAACTTCAAATCTGCCAGGAGCTTCGCCATGTGCCGCCAGTAGAGCATACAGAGGCTCGTATTTGGACATAGATAAAGCGGAATGCTTCGCTTGAGGCAATTCCTCGGCAGCTTGTTTTGCGCCACTAGACACTGGTTGTTCTTGTTGAGCGTTTGGCTGACCTGATTCGACAGCAGATGAAGTGCTTTCTGGATTCTTGAGAAGCAGGGGTGGATGATT
This DNA window, taken from Hymenobacter sp. 5317J-9, encodes the following:
- a CDS encoding DNA adenine methylase gives rise to the protein MSARPYPSPLRYPGGKLKVANYVKYLFEVNDLLDGDYAEPYAGGASVALSLLFGEYASRIFINDLDLAVYAFWHSVLEETEGLAKRITDTKVDLIERENQQRILKSEDSSLLERGFAAFYLNRTNRSGIILGGVIGGKDQTGDWKVDARFNKKELIRRIKKIARHRNCIHLSNLDAAVFLDEVVPKMSDRSLTYLDPPYYVKGQGLYKNAYTPEEHAAVADKVIALKKKWLVSYDDAPEIIELYKDFRPLEYGLTYSAQDRRKGGEVMFFSKDLVVPKILNPSEVSDQAILKLYA
- a CDS encoding phage integrase SAM-like domain-containing protein, which translates into the protein MEVTRQLLTERASKKGLARIQLTFCWAGQRLRLSSGQKVDPKDWDAKRERAKAKPGTYLDGINDVLDRYTDAATAAEHEATLAGRHLDKGAMKAAIEQRYAELAAEAAGLPAVPPPPPPAPPTFAQYFDRWLGEQSRSVNLRTGQRLSKVYLDSLANSMRVLQDFAEHTGYPLTLEGMTPQFYQQFQEYFFQQRGQGLNTFGKHIRALKSFLGWCETNDLPVSPKFHKFQAPDESTGTDALTQPELLAIAGLDFFTERARTLVRRHFEALDAAAPDAPRRRGQRRSQVDDYRILERLRSLERARDKFLQCAYFALRISDANKLAPRHLDYARQVVRLKAGKTQLPCVIPFIDDDVFRPVALVEKYRPLQLATCLPVGTGLDEYLPTVAELSGLTRIPLTSKVGRKTFATLKLAQGVPRTTVMQATGHKTERSFNRYVGIDEDELVENYRKTARKVASGQSGKAAA